The Phaseolus vulgaris cultivar G19833 chromosome 10, P. vulgaris v2.0, whole genome shotgun sequence DNA window TAttctcggccaggaggctccaccactactttcacagttttacggtggtggtgatgacgaacctccccatCTAGAAGGTACTGCAGAAGCTTGATGTTgctggaaggatggttcgctgggcggtggagctgttggagtttgacatccagtacgagcccagAGGATATATCAAAGGACAGGTATATGCGGATTTCGTTGCAGAGCTCTCACCCGGAGGCGACCAAGAGGTGGAGTCAGGATCGCTGTGGTCGCTCTCAGTCGATGGCTTCTCCAATCAACAAGGAAGTGGAGCAAGGATAGTCTTGGAGGAACCCAATGGTGTGCTAATTGAGCAAGCTTTGCGTTTCGCTTTTAAAGCGAGCAATAACCAGGCTGAGTACGAGGCACTGATCGCGgggatgctcctggccaaggagatgggtgtgcagaacctcctggtgaagagtgATTCACAACTGATCACAGGGCAAGTCTCGGGAGAATTTCAAGCCAAGGACCCACAAATGGCGACGTATTTAAGGTACGTCCAGCTGCTAAAGGGAGCATTTAGCGCTCTTGAGCTAGTACATgtcccaagagagcagaatgccagagctgacctgcttgccaagctggccagctcagacaaggggggcagacagaggacagtaatccaagagacgctcaaagctacGCAAAagttcgtggaagataacagggtggacgtcctccatATTTGTACAGCGAGAGGGAgaccaaggagtcatcgttccttgactcaagatacaatgaagacgccccgcatcagcacatacgcggacgCAACCAAGGAAGGAAAGCATAAGTAGATATATGCTTTAGCCGAATGAGACacttggatgacgccatacagacgatacctggcggatgggatTCTCCTAGCGGAACCAGAGGAGGGCAAGAAGATTAATGGGAACGCTGCAAGATATACCCAGGTAGACGGGGtattgttcagacacgggtttaCACACCCTATCCTGACGTGCGTAAGTGGCAACGAGTGCAtcaggataatggcggaactccacgaaggtatctgtgggagccacgtgggaggaaggTCTTTAGCTTCTAAAgtggtacgcgcaggtttctactggccaacagtgaaagaggattgcgtgcggcacgcccagcgttgcaagcagtgtcagaggcacgctgattggcacaaggcgctgCCAGAGGAGCTGAGATCCAAATATAGTCCATGGCcttttcatacgtggggaatcgacatcctaggcccgttccccctggcgataaggcagatgaagtacttgatcgtcgccattgaatacttcaccaagtggatagaggtggagcccgtggcccagatcactgcaCCCAAGGTGCAACAccttgtttggaagaacatcgtgtgtcgcttcgGCGTGCCTAGGCGGCTGGTATCCGAaaatggcacccagtttgcaagccaacagctgagaaacctgtgcgcagaggtaggcatcaagcagggGTTCgtatcagtcgaacacccccagacaaatgggcaagtagagtcagcgaatagagttttgctgagagggctgaagagaagactagagaaagctaaaggggcgtgggcagaagaaatgccaaggattgtatgggcataccacaccacgccccaatcttccaccatggagacgcatTTCAGTCTAGTATATGGGTCAGACGCATTCCACCATGGAGAGCTCGCCACGTTACCAGAATTTTgtggctgaagaatccaacgaagagagGCGAGTGAATCTGGACTTAttggacgaagccagggaagaagcaagaataaaggctgaggcagtgaagagaagagtggagcgacaGTATAGCTCCAAGGTCAAGCCCCGGCAATTCCAGGTTGGTGACTTAGtcatgaggaaagctcacccatatgagctagagaacaaattgtctcccaaatggaccggacccttcagaatcaccgaagccaaggggaatggttcataccatctagagactttggaaagaGGTCCCATTCCGCGCAGTTGGATTGCGgccaatttgaaattttatttcagttgagtTATGTTAGTGGAGAGTAATGTAATACgatttgtaaaggggacactcttttttcttctcgggggttttttaatgaggtcacccaagtaaaaaaagAAGTTCGAGAAAACTTTGTCTTAGTTTTTCTCTTCTCGCTCGAAGTGTAAGACCAAAGGTTAAGGAGATAAAAGACAAAGACTCAAAGCAGCGTTAGGCGTTGCCAAgataaggcatcgccaagacaaggcgtcgccgagATCAAGCGTCGCCAAGGTTAGGTGTCGCAAAGATCAGGCGTCaccaagaagaggcgtcgccaaatGACATGTCGCCAAAAGAAACGCCACCAAGGTGGGGTGTCGCCAGAATGTAGGCATCGCCAAGACGAGGCGCCGCCGAGATCAAGCGTCGCCAAGGTTAGGCGTCGCAAAGATCAGGCGTCACCAAGAAGGGGCGTCGCCAAATGACATGTCGCCAAAGGAAACGCCGCCAAGGTGGGGTGTCGCCAGAATGTAGGCATCGCTAAATGGGGAGACGACAGCGGAATTCGAAGCAAGTAGTAAGAGCGCATGCATGCGTCTAGAGATCAAGATAACAGGTAAGTCCAACACGAGACAAAATCCGGGAGCTTAGTCCCTGGgcaggggttaaaggattccttcgggacgccccctcctcaggtatgaatagctagccccggtatcaaATGTTTGATAAGGTAAAATCTGGGAGtcttagtccttgagcaggggttgaggatttccttcgggacgccccctcctcaagtatgaataactAGCCCCGGTGTCGGACGGGAGtcttcgccttggtgttttgaggacgatacgacgctgCTGTAATaagcctctcctcaggcgtgggcaccaagcacCAAAGAGATAAGGGACCAGtcgccttggtgtttgagacactccatggacgatgCGGCGCTATTATACCGGccctccatgggcgtgggcaccaaagcgCGACTTTGTCCCTAGTGTTAGACACGCTAAGGGCACCCAGAGCAGGCCTCCCCTTAAGCGTGGACACTCAGTACAGGTAAAATAAACCCTCCTAAAAACAATGGAGGGGAGTGCCGGAGGTAACGCACGCAGCATGGCAGAGGAAGCAGAAGTAAACGCAAAAACACATAAATGATGAGTGCAAGTACGAGATTTCAAAGACCCAAACATTACAGTTGAGGCGCCAAAGGACACGAAAGGGGGCATCGTGCGATTGAGCCACGTGTCAGGAGATGTGAGGATGACTCTTAGCGTCACTTTTTCTCGCTCAGAGAACGTCGTGTCGACAGCGTCCCCAAGGGTACAACGCACCGGCGAAGAAGAGAACATCGTGTCAAAAGCTCAGAAAATGTCAAGATCAAATCGAGCAGGGGAACGTCCCCTCAGTAATATGGAAAATGCCACGTAGATGGCGTGGGCGAGACCTTAGTCCTTTTGCTAAGGCAAACGTCCCGCCCTAGGGCATTGACcggagtcaaagtcaaagtcaacgtcaagGCCGAAGTCGACGGAACAcaccaggcgtcgccaagatagatGTCGCCAAGAAAGTCATCAGTCATCAGCAATGTTACTCCCCGATACCcttgggtaggaaagaccatggagggagcgactcCGCGGGAGGCTTCAGGCCCGCCTAGTGcttggtgttttcagacaccctgaggacgatacggcgctgctgtaataggcctctcctcaggcgtgggcaccaagcacCAAGGGTTAAGGGACAAATTATCTTGGTGTTTGAGACGCCCCCATGGACGAGACGGCGCTGTTagacaggcctctccatggCCGTGGGCACTGAAGCGcgactttgtcccaagtgtttaggcCCAGAGCAGGTCTCTTCTTGAGCGTGGACACTCAGTACAGTAGACAGATGAGCCTCCACACCCTCGAGCAATGACGAAGCCGGAAGAGATCAAGTTCAAATTTTGCATTTGAGCAATGGCGGAGCAGCCAGcgccttcacgaggcagagCCCTCGCAGATACGAAGGCTGAGCAGGTTTCGAGGTGAAAGTTAGAAGTGATGggtaaaagaaagagaagagaaggtTACGTGCTACCTGAGCGCCATAGATACAAGTTCGCCCAATATAGCGAAAGAAACAGATAGAAGTACAGGCGAAGCAGTTGAAGCATACAAGAATGAAGAACAAAGGTAAAGATAGCAGTCAAACAACACTTAATTCCTCAGAAACATGCAAGTGTTAAAGTGAAGATTAAGGACAAGGATAATGTCAATTAATACCCACTGTTCCAACAAAATACAAATAGTTCAAAGTAGTTACGAAGTTATGAAGTGCAGAAAAAACGTAAAGAGCAAAGATGGAGGCTGAGGGTTTGCAGTTTAATCGCCCAGTTCAAGAGGCACAACTTTCCCATCGACGACGTTGATCCCTGGGTTCTCGCAAGACGCTTGAACCAGAGCCTCCTTGAAGCCTTCGTCGAACACGCCCACCATCTTGCCGGTGAGCTCCTGGTTTTCCCTCTCCAGCTCGTCGATCCTGGAATCCTTGGATGCCAGCTGTTTGTCCAAGAATTCGTTCCCCACCTGGAGCTTGTTCGCCTCGGTATGGAGTCTATTATATTCAACTTGGAGAAGGTCGAAGGCCTCGACCTTTGCCGCCAGGGCGCCCTCAGTCTCAGCCAGCTTCCGCCCCCGAGCAACATATAgttcttcaagttttttctGCTGCATTTCGGAGGCACGAGCCACCTCTTGGAGGCCAATATTCTGGATTTGGTGGGAGGTGAGGTGGGCTAGCAGGTCTACATACGCTTGTTCAACCTCATGCGCGTATGCTTCAGCCCCCTCCTTACCTTCTTGGGCCAGCTTCACTGAAGCTTGGTGGGCTTCCTCCCTAAGCCCCCAAGCTTGCTTCTCCTTTTTCAGCGCCCCCATCTCTTGCTTTAGTTTTCGGAGGGCCTCCCTCCCCTTGGCAACACTCTGGGCCTCCCTCCCCTTGCAGGTCTCCTCTTTTTGAAGACCAGGACGCCACCTGAATCTTCACTATCATAGTTTATCTCCagcacccttttccctttgtctgGGCGTGCTAGAGCATGTCTTGATGCCGCGGCCAGTGGGACCGCAGCAATGAGAGGAGGAGAGGCAGGTGTTTGGCATGTTTGGGGATAAGATGGTGGAGTCGGTAGGGAAGTGACAAGAGCTGGGGGAGTAGTGGGCGGCACGTCGAGGGCGACGGAGTCCCCGCCTCCTTTGTGGACTTTGCTTTCTTCAAGAACTTGGCAAGTGCGAGGCGCCTTGAAGAAGCCATTACCGAACCTGCGACAGTCAGAATAACCAAGCAAAGACTAATTCAGATGAGCAGAATGGGAGCAGCAGTCAAGCACATGCAGGCAACCACAATGGTTCAAGCAATACAAGTAAGTTCATATAACCACAACGGTTCATACAATACAAGTACATTCAAATGAgaccaagaaaaatacaagcAAGTACCAAAATAGGTGGAGAGGCCGTGAGCATTGAACTCGTTAGCGATGAGCTTGGCGGTGTCGAAGACCACCCCGAGCCCAGCCAtggccttgcatacctccctgTCAGC harbors:
- the LOC137817812 gene encoding uncharacterized protein, with protein sequence MVRWAVELLEFDIQYEPRGYIKGQVYADFVAELSPGGDQEVESGSLWSLSVDGFSNQQGSGARIVLEEPNGVLIEQALRFAFKASNNQAEYEALIAGMLLAKEMGVQNLLVKSDSQLITGQVSGEFQAKDPQMATYLRYVQLLKGAFSALELVHVPREQNARADLLAKLASSDKGGRQRTVIQETLKATQKFVEDNRVDVLHICTARGRPRSHRSLTQDTMKTPRISTYADATKEGKHK